The following coding sequences lie in one Nonomuraea muscovyensis genomic window:
- a CDS encoding universal stress protein — translation MTEPIVVGFDGSAPSLHAVSWAGQEAVIRGAPLHMVYATERWTPDALLVPEPAGWEVEAEAAAREQLEQAANQVRAGRPGVPVTTVVVSSGAAEALLQTAEGAQLLVVGNRGRGGFAELLLGSVSRHVATRAPCPVAVVRQPQAGDFRVIVVGVTGLPGQEALLDFAFREAALRGATLRAVHAWTHPGTVTPWTVDPAVYDIEAVGQDEALLLSQILAGWREKYPDVDLVQHVVHAHPAKALAKASAEADLVVVGASHGAARALLGLGGTAHAVLHHTRAPVVVVRH, via the coding sequence ATGACAGAGCCGATCGTCGTCGGGTTCGACGGATCAGCGCCCTCCCTGCATGCCGTGAGCTGGGCCGGGCAGGAAGCCGTGATCCGTGGCGCCCCGCTGCACATGGTGTACGCCACCGAGCGATGGACTCCCGACGCCCTGCTCGTGCCCGAGCCGGCCGGCTGGGAGGTCGAGGCGGAGGCCGCCGCCCGCGAGCAGCTTGAGCAGGCGGCGAACCAGGTACGGGCCGGCAGGCCAGGGGTGCCGGTCACCACGGTGGTCGTCTCCAGCGGGGCGGCGGAAGCGCTCCTGCAGACCGCCGAAGGGGCTCAGCTCCTCGTCGTCGGCAACCGGGGACGCGGCGGGTTCGCCGAACTGCTGCTCGGCTCGGTGAGCCGCCATGTCGCCACCAGGGCACCATGCCCGGTGGCCGTCGTCCGGCAGCCGCAGGCCGGCGATTTCAGAGTGATCGTCGTGGGCGTGACCGGGCTGCCCGGCCAGGAAGCCCTCCTGGACTTCGCCTTCCGCGAGGCGGCGCTGCGGGGTGCCACCCTGCGAGCCGTGCACGCCTGGACGCACCCCGGCACCGTGACGCCCTGGACCGTGGACCCCGCGGTCTACGACATCGAGGCCGTGGGGCAGGACGAAGCCCTGCTGCTGTCGCAGATCCTCGCCGGGTGGCGGGAGAAGTACCCCGACGTCGACCTCGTCCAGCACGTGGTGCACGCCCACCCGGCCAAGGCGCTGGCCAAGGCGTCGGCGGAAGCCGACCTCGTCGTCGTGGGAGCCTCGCACGGCGCGGCACGCGCCCTGCTCGGCCTGGGCGGCACCGCGCACGCCGTCCTCCACCACACCCGGGCGCCCGTCGTCGTCGTCCGCCACTGA
- a CDS encoding Hsp20/alpha crystallin family protein yields MGTPARREHRGLFPELFDWLDWPPVIRSQQQPIRFEDYVKEGRYVVRAELPGIDPEKDVEITMRNGVLTLHAERREELKEQHRTEFRYGSFTRSITLPPGADDQDVKAVYDKGILEVSVKLPEEKQEAKRIQIETQQ; encoded by the coding sequence ATGGGCACGCCAGCGCGCCGAGAGCACAGGGGCCTGTTCCCGGAACTGTTCGACTGGTTGGACTGGCCGCCGGTCATCCGCTCCCAGCAACAGCCGATCAGGTTCGAGGACTACGTCAAGGAGGGCCGTTACGTCGTACGGGCCGAGCTGCCGGGCATCGATCCGGAGAAGGACGTGGAGATCACCATGCGAAACGGTGTTCTCACCCTCCACGCCGAGCGGCGTGAGGAGCTCAAGGAACAACACCGGACGGAGTTCCGGTACGGGAGCTTCACCCGGTCCATCACGCTACCGCCGGGTGCGGACGACCAGGACGTGAAAGCGGTTTACGACAAGGGGATTCTCGAGGTCAGCGTGAAGCTGCCGGAGGAGAAGCAGGAGGCCAAGCGGATCCAGATCGAGACCCAGCAATGA